In Nostoc edaphicum CCNP1411, a genomic segment contains:
- a CDS encoding ribonucleotide-diphosphate reductase subunit beta, with product MYQPRQSLMPINPVFNPNGNDDTGNRLIWFGETTNLMQLNDVRYSWAVSLYRQMRENFWIPEKIDITQDVTDYVNLTPGERRAFDGILSYLTFLDSVQTCNVPHIKNSVTAPEIALCMAEQISQEAMHNQSYQYIIETVIPSDRRTHVYDFWRSDRILKARCEFIAGLYQKYVDKPTLENYFVSLLADYLLEGLYFYNGFIFFYNLSSRMLMSGSADIFRMINRDELSHVRLYQKLIPEAMQVFPHSREQIYEMFALAVEHECKWTGHIVGDDILGITANSTEQYTKYLANARLKAIGLDPLWTEAIYKKSPYAHLERFSDTKKEAHTKANFFEASVTSYVMSSSIEGWDDF from the coding sequence ATGTACCAACCAAGACAATCATTAATGCCGATTAATCCCGTTTTCAATCCGAACGGAAATGATGATACAGGAAACCGTTTGATATGGTTCGGAGAGACTACGAACTTAATGCAATTAAACGACGTTCGCTATTCGTGGGCTGTGTCTCTCTACCGTCAAATGCGAGAGAACTTTTGGATTCCCGAAAAAATAGACATTACTCAAGATGTAACAGATTACGTCAATCTCACGCCTGGAGAACGACGTGCATTTGATGGCATCCTTAGTTACCTGACGTTTCTCGATTCAGTGCAAACCTGTAATGTGCCTCACATCAAAAACAGCGTGACAGCACCAGAAATTGCATTGTGCATGGCAGAACAAATTTCTCAAGAGGCGATGCACAATCAGTCTTATCAATACATTATTGAGACGGTGATTCCCAGCGATCGCCGTACACACGTCTATGATTTTTGGCGGAGCGATCGCATTCTCAAAGCTAGATGTGAATTTATCGCTGGGTTATACCAAAAGTATGTCGATAAGCCGACACTAGAAAATTATTTCGTATCGCTGTTGGCGGATTATTTGTTGGAAGGGTTGTATTTCTACAATGGGTTTATATTTTTCTACAATCTGTCATCACGGATGCTCATGTCTGGGAGTGCCGATATCTTTAGAATGATTAACCGAGATGAACTCTCCCATGTGCGGCTGTATCAAAAATTGATTCCAGAAGCGATGCAAGTTTTCCCCCACAGCCGCGAACAAATTTATGAAATGTTTGCCCTAGCTGTTGAGCATGAATGCAAGTGGACAGGACATATTGTCGGAGATGATATTCTGGGTATTACGGCAAACAGTACAGAACAGTACACAAAATATCTGGCAAATGCTCGTTTAAAGGCGATCGGTTTAGATCCATTATGGACAGAAGCTATCTACAAGAAAAGCCCTTATGCTCACTTGGAGCGTTTCTCAGATACTAAAAAAGAAGCTCACACGAAGGCAAACTTCTTTGAGGCGAGTGTCACCAGTTATGTTATGTCTTCTAGTATTGAAGGTTGGGATGATTTCTAA